CTGTTCTTCGTCTTCCTTCATTCTTATTACGCTGAAGCCATTAGATTTGGTTTCTGAAAAGATGTCACATTACAGAAGACACTCGTTGGAACCTTCCATTGACTCCATTACTAATAGATTCCATGATTCTCTCAACTTCCAAAGAGATGACGATGACGTCATCAACAAACCGGACTTCCGAGAACTCGATTATCCGTTGAAGCCACGTGTCTCCTCTTCCGCCGCCGCAACTCCAGCCGCTAGCGGCAGCAGCTCTAGCTCCTCCGGCTCTGCTTCCGGCAAACCTTCCGTCACTTCTCAGCTAGCTAAACGGAGCCACTCCGGCGAGCTGATGGAGTCCGGTTCGGCTACACCGGGATCCGGAGCCAAGAACCGGAATCCAAAACCGGGTCACAGAAGATCCGCTTCCGCCGGAACGCCGTTGATATACTCCGGGTTAGCCTTCTCTCCGGTGAAAAATCGCGGCGGAGCAAGCGGCGCGACGTCGCCGAGCCCCGGCGTTGTGCCGAGCGGCAACATATGTCCGTCGGGGAAAATTCCGAAGACCGGAATGGCCTCACGCGCCTCCGTTAAACCGGAGACACTGTTCACAGGCAATGGCAACTACGGCCACGGAAACATCGTGCGCGGCGGCGGCGGCAAGGCGAAGCCGGAGACGCGTGATCCGGAGGAGGTCAAGAAGGCGGGTAACGATATGTATAGGAAAGGGAACTTCTCAGAGGCATTGTCGCTTTACGACAAAGCGATCTCAATGTCGCCGGAGAATCCAGCTTACAGAAGCAACCGCGCGGCGGCGTTGGCTGCGTCGGGGAGGTTGAAAGAAGCTGTTAAAGAGTGTCTTGAAGCTGTGAGATTGGATCCTTCTTACGCTAGAGCTCACCAGAGGCTCGCTTCTCTCTATCTCAGGTAAGATCCTTGCTACAGTTGTTGTAATAGATCGGTAGAGGAATGATCTTTTGTTGGTTTAGATTGGGAGAAGCTGAGAATGCAAGACGTCACCTTTGTTTCTCCGGGCAATGTCCCGACCAAACTGAGTTGCAGCGGGTCCAGACACTTGAGAAGCATCTCAGGTTGTGTAGCGAGGCTCGAAAGATCGGTGACTGGAAAAAGGTAGTCACCGAGATCGATGCAGCGATTGCCAACGGAGCTGATTCTTCTCCTCAGGTAAGACAGATCATCAATGCGTGTTTCTTCTTTGTGTTCTGTTTGAAGCAGTTAGTGAGTGTTTGATTGTGATTGTGCAGCTTGTAGCTTGTAAAGCTGAAGCCTTGTTGCGGCTTCATCAGATAAAGGATTCAGATTTGTGTCTATCCACCATTCAGAGGctggatcatcatcatcatcatcatcatcatcatcatcatactcAAGCTAAGCTCTTTGGTATGTTATGTGATGCGTATGTGCTCTGTGTTCAAGCTCAAGTTGACATGGCTCTAGGAAGGTGAGCTTCGACCAACGTTTGATTCTTTTTATTAATAGTGTTTGTTTGGTTCTTTGGGTGAGTGAGTAGAGATGTTAGGTTTATTGCAGATTTGAGAATGCTCTTGTAAAGGCAGAGAGAGCTATGAAGATTGATCATAGCAGCAACAACCCTGAGGTAGTATCAGTCTTGAACAACGTAACCAATGTGGCCAAAGCTCGTACACGTGGCAACGAGCTTTTCACCTCCGGGAGATATTCAGAAGCGAGTGTGGCTTACGGAGAGGGACTCAAATTCGATGCTTTCAACTCCGTTCTGTATTGCAATAGAGCAGCGTGTTGGTTTAAGCTCGGTGTGTGGGACCAATCTGTTGATGATTGTAACCAAGCGTTAAGGATCCAGCCTGATTACACTAAGGCTCTTCTACGAAGAGCTGCTTCTTATGGAAAGGTTGGGTTTAAAGATTTTCTGAAACAGAGTTTTGAAAGTGTTCTGGAGATTGACAATTGTTGTTTCTGTTGAAAAATGCAGCTTGGTCGATGGGACGATGCGGTTAGAGATTATGAGGTGTTGAGAAAGGAACTTCCAGGAGATAGTGAGGTTGCTGAGTCTTTACAGAGAGCATTATTGAACAAATCTGAAGAACACAAGTACTTGGGATACAATAATGAAGTTGAAGAGGTTTCGAGTTTAGATAAATTCAAAACAGCTACATCACTTCCCGGTAGATAGCCCATTTTGCGAATTTATAAGTTTTACAGGTTCCTTTGTTCTCTATTTGCTTACAAATTGGTAGCTTTCTTTTCTTCAGGAATCTCTGTGTTTTACTTCAAATCATCATCAAACCGACAAAGCGAAGCGATATCTCCATTCATCAACACCTTGTGCTTGCGGTAtccattagtacatttcttcatgGTAAGACCACATGTTCTTGTGCTCAAATCTTGTGTTGTTTTTGCATAACGAGATATGTTTTTtaaacagttttttttgttgttgttgttgttgtatatAGGTGGATGTGGATGAGAGCTTGGCATTGGCGAAAGCAGAGAGCATCAAGAAAGTGCCAacctttaatatatataaagaggGAGAGAAAGTGAAGGACATGGTGTGCCCTAGTCACAAGTTACTTGAGGACAACGTTAAGCATTTCCTTTTATAACAACACTTCTTTTCTTTAAATTGATTAATGAACGTAAATTGATTCAAAGAGAGCCATTTTTTCTTAATTGAAATTTTCATCATTTTGTTTCTAAACTGATATCCATTGACAAATAAAATCATAGCTTCATAGATATACCTCATTAGAAGGTAACCATTATATAACACAAACTCAAAAATGAGTACCAAAGGATATGACAAAGTCTTAAATATCTCAATTATAATCATAAAAGTCTGAAAGACATAGAGTCTGTCAAATATTATTTCCAGTAGAGATGGCCTAGCTAAACCGTAGATCACATTAGAAAACTCTAATTCTAGCATAAGAAGGTTAAGGGATTTTCAAGATAGACTTGGATTAACATCACAAACCAAACTATCTCCTCATAAGAAGGCTTCATTCATCATTCACAAGGAGCAGAGATGCTTGACTtgagctgcttcccatcatGAACGTTTAGATCCTCAACATAGTCAACAAAGACACGAACCCTCCCACGAGTCCCAAGCGCTTCAAGCTTATCTCCAAAACCGTGCACTTCAACGCCTCTGAGAGTGTTCTTTTCCGGATCAAAGAAGAAGACGTAATACGGTTTCGTAGTGTAGTCCATAGCCAAAACAATCTCACCTCCACCAGTCATCCCCGCAACAGAGAAATTGCAACGACGAACAATCTTCTCCTCAGACAAAACGTAAACAGACTTCACCCATTCGTTCATCTCGACATCTTCAAGAACCCACAAAGACAACTCAAGAACAATCTTCTCATCATCAGCTTTAACATACTTCCACTCGACACCAGCTAAGTTCCCCTTGTAGTTAATCAACTTCACAGCCACTTCTTCACCAGAAAAGCAACCCGCTTCGATGAACTCAAACTCCTCAGACCGAACATCAAAGCGAACAACCACACGTGGATCACTAAAGTTCTCGGCCAAGTAATACAAAACCCCCTCGATGCAAATCGCTTCAGACACACAATGGTCGTATTGTGGACCATCCTTCACCCTCCAACTCAACTCTTCACCTAAAGACAGAACCTGATGATGGTCGCTTTGACTACAAAAGGGACGATCTTCCGACAAGACCTTAAACTGTTTTCCGACAGGATCAAACCCCAGAAAAGCTCGCGACTTTCTGTAGATGCTCAGGTAAGGTAAAGTCGCGTACTTTCCGGTGACGGGGTTGCAAACCACAGGGTTGGTGTCGTCACTTTTACTCGGAATCCACACGTCGGGGAACAGGATCAAACCGGAAGCGTAGCTGCAGAGGTATCGGCTCACGTCTCCGGCGAACTTGGTGTGAAACTCGGCGGTTACTACGGGAGAATGAGAGGACTGAGGCTGAGGGGAAGTGAAGAAGGTCCAGAGACCGTTTCGCTCGACGGCGAACAGGAGACgcggacgagtggaggagtGAGTGAGGAAGAGTTCGGCGAAATCTTGAGTGCTGAGGACGGAGGACCATTGCTTCGAGAGAGTGCGACACCTGGCGGCTGATTTGGCAGGGAGTCTCGCGAAGATGTCGGTGGTGATATCTGTAGTGAAGAAGGGATTCATcgtatcgtttttttttttgtttgtttgtcttgtCTGCTGTGTAGGGGCAAAGTGTGTCGGGCGAATAAATTAATGAGATTCACAAGAGAGACTTTgacctaaaattttttaatttatgttgatctcatggaggtgggctTGTAGCTTAATTAGGCCCAATATACATGGGCTTTTAACAATCTTAAACCTATTTTCTTGTCCTTGGCTACTCGTTTGTACACCTAACGTTACAATTTGTACACCTAACGTTAAATTAAGTAACAAAAATGACTAGTCCTTTGCACACCTAACGTTAAATTAAGTAATAATATTAGATATTTCGATTTGttagatttatttataaaaaattaggttgatgatttataacaattaaatatacaaaaaacgaAACCAGATAAACTTATTGACTTGCACTAATATTATTACTTAGTTTAActaatttatatcaatttagaatGATTAAAACGATTTTCGGCTTGTGTTCCCGGGGGTGGTAGCTCCTCTAGTATCGCCTTCTCCGGTTTTGTTTCTTTGGCTCCCGGTTTTTATTCCTTTTCTTCTCGATCTATGAGTCTGCACTTCAAAGCCTTTCTGCCTCTTGGTCTATCATCTGAAACCGGTGCATGGATGTCGGAGATGATGGATTGATTGTAGGCGTTTATTTGTTCGAGTGATATTAGATCTGTGTTGGTGTGTGGTGAACCGTTTGGCTTGGGTTTCAGACGAGATCTCGATGTGTTAGATCGATGGATGCTCTCCGATGAAGGTTCTCGAGCGGTGAAGGTCGCACAGTCTCGATCTGGTGGTGTGCGACGCCGTTGACGTCGGTTAGCTTGGGAAGACTAGGATTTCCAGCTTCTGGGCTATGGGGTTTGGACTTTAGGTCCATAtgtggtttttttttagttGGGCCGGATGTTTGAGCTTCTTATTGTAATGTTTTCGGATGGGCTTTGGCccttaatattaaatattcagagggaaaaaaaaagaatgcttAAAACGATTCATGATGTTTTGAACCAACTTTTACCGATTTACTACGCTTTAAACCGATTATAACCGTTAAATCGGTTTTTTAAACAATAGTTTTGGATACGACCGATTTTGCTTTTCAACGGATAGAGAGAGGTATATTTTACAGAAGCAAAGGATAAAACATCTTATAATTTACATGCTGACCTCTTGTTCATCAATGTGCTACAATCACAAATTCACCACTCATGGATATTGCTGTAAATCACAAGCACATGACCCCAAAAAAACACCAGGCACTTAAAACATGACGGGAGGATTTACATAAGGCTCTTTAGACCAATTAATGTTTGATTGTTGAGATAAGAGAGTGAGAGTTGTCATAGTTGAAAGCAAAAATACAAGGAGCCTACCGCTTACAAGTAACTTGGCAAATCCATCATCCCATACCCAAGAGCTGCATAGACAGACAAGTTTCacttattatttacaaatagtgtaaaaaaaattgatacaaCAGTTGGTGCTCTGATTATTAGTTCTACTGGGTTAAACATTGTAATGCGAAGAGATATTCATCAAATTAACAGGTCTAACTGAGATTAACAAATTGTGACGAGATATGAAAAATACACAAAACAAGGTATAGTGTGTAATGAAATGGCTAAATTACAGGCAGGACTTGTTGATCACTAAACCAAAGTTGGTCACAGTTGAGATTTTATAGTCACATAGATACCATTAGTTCCAAACTTCCGAAGCAATTAGTACCTAAATTTCTTGGCCATCATGCTTAAATAGAATAGCAATTAAGAAAACACTGCTCAATAGCAGTAAACAGAGAAACAGATTCAGCTTTCTAGCTCACGGACACCTACTCAACTAATTCTCGTGTCAGTTGGTAATAAGAAACACAAGTAACAATGCAACAAAACAGAAGACAGAATCAAATACTCTGTTCCAAGTCTTAACTGTCGGAAACTGTATCAATCAAGTTTTTGAATAATACCTATCGGATTCACAAGGACTAATCACCAATCATGCTATAGGAATTGCAACCAAGCCTGAGATACACAAGAGCAGAAACAACGGCGAGGTAAGGGCTTCATGTCTCACCGGAAGATGTCGGACCTTTAGTACGCCTGAGTTTGTGAAGACGAACACGCATCTCCGTGAAGAGCTGCATCCTATGACACTCCAGCTCCTTAGCGAATCGCATCCTCTGCTTCTCCAACTCCACcatctccttcctcttcctctcctCCACCCTCTCGTATATCTCCCTAAGCCTCTCTATTGCTTCCGCAACTTCCTTGTAGCCTTGCTTCTCCTCCCGCTTCCTCTTCCCTCCGCTCGATCTCGACCTTGACCCATCCGAATCATCTTCATACGCCGGAGAAGACGCCGCCGCCGCCGCGGCCGCCGCGAACGCGTTGAGATTCCCGCGATATCCGAGCAAATTGTCCCCTCCGATTCGCATAATCGCCGGCGCCGGCGCCGGACGTCTGGGGATCGCCGATCGTGGAGCGACCGGAACCGGAACAATCGTCATCTGCAGCGACGGAGTGGCACTAGACGTCGGGAAGGTTTCTCCGAGAAGGTCGTCGAGATCGGAGAAGAAAGGCCATGTGCTGACGTAGCCGCCGCTGCCGCCGGCGCCGGAAACCCTAGCTTTCTCGACTTTGTACTTCTTCTTCAAGGTATCGATCCGGTTTTTACACTGGACGTCGGTGCGGGAGGGCTGCGATTTGGCGGCGGAGACGTTTCGGCCGGTGTTGAAGTGACGGTCGTTGACGGCGTTAGCCACCTCTTGCCAGTGATTTTGACGGAGGCTGCCGCGGCTGAGGTTGACGTAGCGAGAGCCCCAGGCTTGGATTAGCGTGAAGGTCGCTTCCTCGCTCCAGCAATCTTCTCGGGAAAGCGTCGACGGGGAAGGACGGGAAGATCCCGGAGAAAAGGAACCGTTGACGGCGTGCTTCATACGGTTAACGACGGGGAGGTAGATCGGAGAAGATGAACGGTGAGGATGAGAGTAACGGAGGTGGACGGTGACGGTAACGGAATTGAGTAGGACGGAggaatttaaaaaacaaaccaGTGTGGTTCTGCTTTGTGTGCATGTAGTAAGCCGTGTGTCAGCTAAATGAGCCAGCCTCagctagtatatatatatataaatatatattgctaatttgtaatttagaaaaaatataacttCTTAAAAAGTTTGGtggataaaatttaatttttatcttaggTATAAATACAatttcatttttcacttaagtatttatggaaataatatataggtGACTCTAATCACATTTGATTATAGttcttaaacatttttttaaaatgtatgaCAGTTATTTTACACGTTTatctatgatttttttaaaaaagttaaactgaatattttataaattttgtttatttctgtACCGTGTGGTACTTATTCCTTATGTCTAAAATGAAATTGAGTGAAATAacctctctctatatatatatatatatgtatttttaaccTTGATTAATTCTTAtgatttatctatatatatatatatatttccaacAATGTAATGTAAAAAATGAATTGGcattaatatattctaaaatggtatgtaaatgtaatattttttcgACTGGTGAAATTTTCAGATactgaagatgaaaatcaaagTTATTAACTCATAAATATGAGTAGTTGGATATATGGTTTTAGTTCTCTTAATATATACTGTGCAATATTAAGTGGTGTCaagaaaaaattgttcaaaCTATAAAATTTTGCTAAGACATGACATTTATGCATTGCTATATTAGAAAGACTATGATGCAAGTGATAGGCTTGAAAAGTGACACAAAAATACGATTATAAACTTAGAATTGTCTTTAAATGAAAATCAATGCAAGGGTACTAAGTCAGTACTACTAACCTTATGGGGCCTTACATCCTCCTTAATTAGCCTAAGTCATATAATAACTCATAGCCAGCTTCACGTGGTCCAGTATGAATACTAAAAAGAACTGAAAGTTCGTTGATCATTTAGTGAGAAACCTGCAAACTAAAAAGTatacttttgtttcttcttttttcaaaagGGTTTCATTTCACTAATGTGCAATGACAAAACAAGAAAGAGTTCCACAAAGCTTGTTGCGGATATGAAAGCGCCCAAAAGTTCTTTTGTACAAACTCAAAGAAGAAAAACGAAAACCTCTTCTTACTGCAAAGTTTCTATTCACAGAAAGGTAAAAAGATTTTAAGAGAAGTTAGCAAAGCGAATACTCGCAGTCCAGCAAACGAGAAAGTATCTCATTGCAGGTCGGTCTTTGTTCCGGTTCTGTCCAACAATCTGCAAACAAACACAGATTCAGtaacaaaatttaaagaaaacaaaaaccaacACTTTGAGAAGTCACAAGACCTGCAATAAGCTTTCCCAATGGCCCTTCAGGAATCTCAAGACGAGCTCCCTCGTAAGCAATAGCATAAACAACCTGAAAAAAGAATGCAGAAACTGGTTAGATATGTACATGATTATGTCACTATGGTGGAGTCTTCTTCTTGGTAAGTTATGTTACCCGTTCAGGTGGTACTCCTTCCCAAGGTCTGGTTAAAGTGCAGAGTTCCCACATGATAACACCTAAGCTGAAGATATCGCACTTTTCAGAGAAGGGCTCATTGCGGATAAGTTCAGGAGCCATCCACTCTGGAGTTCCTGCAGAGACTGCATCTCTCATTGTCGTGCCTGTCATGATTCTCGATAGCCCAAAATCACAGATCTTGACTGTCAATTTGCTGCTCAAAAGACAGTTTGCGCTCTTTATATCACGATGTACTATCCCCATCCGATGTATGCACATCAACCCCCTTGCAAAATGTTTATAAGAACATCCTTACTACAAAATGAATACTTCATCCTCACTGGGATATAATTAGAGATCCTATTTGGGAAGGAATCATGAAACTTTTTATAAGTAAGAAAGAATTTTACCGGCAAATGTCACGTAGCATCTTTAGCTTCCTCCGCCAGCTTAGCTTCTTCTTTTGTCCACTCAAGTGCAGCAAATTATACAAAGATCCCATTTCCATGaactcagtgatcagcgatAATCGTGGAGGCCTCGTGCATGCTCCAAGGAACAGTATAACTACACGAAGTCAAAGACCACAGTTAATGAAAACTGAtactaaaaaaatcttacaaatGAAAATTTAGAGAAATAGATGAGTACCGTTGGGATGTCTGAGTCGGCTGGTAGTTAGTTATATGAATACAGAAAGAGAAGGCAGGAAAGAAAGTCAGAACACAACTCCAGAAGTTATTGCTACATTTGAGTAAAACAGAAGAAGTCTAGAGACATACCTAAGAATCGATATCTCATTGCAGAAATCTTCCATGTTCTCGGCTGTAAGATCTTGCTCGAGGAACACTTTGATCGCAACGTCTgttccattccaaaccccacGGAAGACTTCTCCGAAAAATCCTggaagaaagaataaaaaagaagTTTAGTGGGGTTGCTTATACAAAAGTAAATTAAGTGAAGGACAGTAAAgaaacacaagatgaaagccgTAGTCAATTTTCTTGAAAGAAATATATGGCCAACAATTTTACAAGAACGCATAAACCCAATTCAAAAACATTGAGCCAACAATTTTACCAATTCCAACACGAATCCCAACCGTCAGCTCAGAGAAGTCTATGTTCCATTCTTCATATGGTAACAATGGTTTGTTCTGGAACATGGGAGATCCCAATACTTTATCCCATATATGACTTATATTACGATGTGATGATCCACTCCTTTCATAGGATTGGCCTCGGTAGTTTTGGGGAGACGTAGGTAGTGAGATTGCCTTCTGTGGATCAAAAGGTTCCCTGGAAAGAGTCGACCTTCCTCCAGACACTTGGTCATGGGCATCAAGATGGAAACCAGAGACCTAAAAGCAGAAATGTCTAGTTAAGCCACAAAAATTCCCAAGTCATTATCCAAATTGAGTAAATGTTCCAAGAATAATAATTGTAAGCAGGTCGCAACATCAAACAAATATTTACTTGTAATTGATTATTGTGCGTTACTTAAACAGAAAATGGGtgctttattttgtttttctacgGATTAAACACAGCATTTTTCTAGGAGTTTAAGCTTCATATCGTGAAATTCATAAAATGCTGTTGCATCCGAAGTTCCTttgtttttagtattttaaattctataattacAAGCTATCATAGCCAAATATCTCAAAATATCTTCAGTGATCGATGTATCAATAAGCTTTGTTTTATAGAGATATTTACGTACAATTTTCTGGAGATGAGGGCCCTCGCCTGTGTCATTTGGAGAGCTAGGAGATGAACTATCATCACATTGCTCTTTTGAGAGGCGATTCTGCTTCAATGCTTCATTCATCGCTCGTACTGCCCTGAAAAAGATTAGCAAGTAACTTTTAAACAAAAGTTAAAACACTGGAGCTTCCTTCTGCACTGAGGTAACGTCGTAACGATCATAGCAATTGCTAAAAAGATTTAGTTTCATATATGGAATGCTTTATCGATATGTATGTAGCCAGAATGCCGACACTTCAAAAACCGTCATACTGGGCCTGCCATGCATATGAAGGTCACTGAGCCACAACAAACTACACACCTGACGATATCATCACCAATCTCAGGAGTTATACTAATGCTTCTCCTCCTTATTCTCTTTGTTTCCAGTTTCGCTCCTCCAACAGATTTAGAGCTGCACATGAATACATAAGAATATTTAACAAACTTACACACAAGCTAAGTTCTCTGACACTATACTATTATATCAGAAACTAGGCAAAAGAACTCCGTAAGCACTAAAAAGACTAACATACACCATGACCTCTTGAAGCAATAAttgtatgttttaaaaattgaaaggtCAAATCATACCAACGTAAAAACAAAACCAACCTTGTGGCAACATTGCCGGTGACATCTTGTGCCAAGTTCTTGTCGCCACTTAGCATGGACTTCGTACGTGTTCGGAAGGAAAGATGCTCGGGGCTGTCGGTGATACAAATAAACCATCTAAGAAATTGAAGAATGGAATTTTTTGAATGATGAGGAAATCCAAACATCAAACTGGGATGAGAGTAACCTGGAACCAGCAGTCCTCTGATCAGCAATGACCTTTCTCCGGTTCTGCCGCCAAAACTCATTCGCAATGTTTGACTCGCTCGGTGATAAACTAGAGAATATAACATACAAATATTAATACATTGTCATCTATTCCATTTCTCAGTTTATATAGAACATAAGGCATCTTTAAACCCTGGGCTGGTTCATAATACAAAAACACAATAACAACAAAGGCTTATCACCTTAATTTTCTCTCCAGCGTGGAGGCAGATCGTAACAGCATATTTCTTGATGGTGGACCAGACATAATTGGAGACCCTTCCAGTTTCCTATGAAACAGAAGGTTTTCATCTTTTTCTGCACTGTACAACAACAATAATTAGAAACTCTGCACACCAAAATCTTGAGTATTGAAAAAAGGTTTGAGTAAATTAAGATTCGCGCTACACTTTAAAGATCTCGACCCGCGCGTgttcttgtttatttttatataaacattttgttttcaattctaaattagtatatattataatatatatgtgtctatcaatttttaaaacataattagtttacgatatatttttttccattgaatagattgtttcaaactttcacatgtatttgtatcttcttcaatatatatatatgttcggattattatttcattattaaaatcgtaactatatatataaaaattagtaaaatattgttttattgttatattcaaaaatattgtattatttcacaaatttagaaagtttttaaaaaattaaatttttcgtttcatagatttatattatcgagtaaataattaaacatttagtttttgtttaatttttaaaataaactatatagttttaaatttgttttcattggtttaaggtagtaaagattaatcattgttagataatatgatttttgttatttaaaaaaaatctttatacttttaaaagttaacatcgacaaatattttaataattaacatatagaggcagagtattacaacattaaattatatctatttaatttacactatctataaatccaataaatcatctattgtttaaatccaattattgatagcccaataaaattttctggtatgcccaaaatttaaatgataagattagagattaaatgtaacatgattttctaggaatagatccattaggtccatttttaaaaaaatcacacatgaatcaaagttgtgacttctattttaatatataagattgcaAGTTCTTGCAGTTAGATTTAACAGTTCAAAGTTACAATTACTACTTACTTTTCATGATCTGAATAACCAAACATGGGACTATTTGGCTCCAAAGGTGAATCGCAAGAGTCATTCTCCGCAGAATCACTTTCCCCTGCCGCTGAGATATGGCTCATAAATATTGCCTTGGCTGATAGAGGAATAAGCTGACCAGGAAACCGCATTAGATCAACCAGCATTTCCACAGAATTAAGAAGAACAGTAACTGAAATATGACTGTATGAGTCTACACTCTCAGCAGCTCCATCACTTGACAAACCCTGATCAaacaaataaaccaaaaaaagcaTAGCAAGTTTAAAACTGATCAGAATATTCGGAACTAAAGCAATGAACAGATTTTCTCGAGAATAACCACTTTATAAAAACTAATCAATCACATGCAAAAAAAATGAAGTGATACTCAAGATCACTAATTACGTTATAATACTTACCACTACAAGTTTGCTTTCAAGACCAACCGTATCAGCTAGAACTTTGAATAAGATAGCTCGTGGCCGACAAGAGCCATTCTTGATCTGGCCAAGCAGTTGAATACCACAGTTTTCAAGAGATTGCGTAGCTTTTGCCGGGCTATGCAGAGTAGTAGGTTGCTTATAAACATCTGCCACCTGCCAGGCAATTTGAACAAAGGTATTATGCTAACTAAAAGAAGTAAACAAGATTTTTTGAAATGCTTGCTCGTACTGCATCTATAATATATTGCTTAAATGGGATGCAGGAGAAAAGGGCTAGCAAACGAAGATACACATTTCATAATTTAGCACTTTTCTGAGTAAGCAAAATTCACAAGTGGCGTTTCGAGAAAGATTTAGGCAAGATACTAATAGTCTGGAGAAGTTTATCTTCAAACGCAACAGAAACTTACTGATAGTTTCACAACTTAGTAAAGATAG
The window above is part of the Brassica napus cultivar Da-Ae chromosome C8, Da-Ae, whole genome shotgun sequence genome. Proteins encoded here:
- the LOC106368284 gene encoding trihelix transcription factor ASIL2-like, whose product is MKHAVNGSFSPGSSRPSPSTLSREDCWSEEATFTLIQAWGSRYVNLSRGSLRQNHWQEVANAVNDRHFNTGRNVSAAKSQPSRTDVQCKNRIDTLKKKYKVEKARVSGAGGSGGYVSTWPFFSDLDDLLGETFPTSSATPSLQMTIVPVPVAPRSAIPRRPAPAPAIMRIGGDNLLGYRGNLNAFAAAAAAAASSPAYEDDSDGSRSRSSGGKRKREEKQGYKEVAEAIERLREIYERVEERKRKEMVELEKQRMRFAKELECHRMQLFTEMRVRLHKLRRTKGPTSSALGYGMMDLPSYL
- the LOC106368286 gene encoding probable serine/threonine-protein kinase SIS8 codes for the protein MGERRDDAGPSEQGPSNQTWWPSEFVEKFDSVHLGSQEETSSAKGSPRNLAQDGLPSNSASNILWSTGSLSEPIPNGFYSVIPDSKLKQLFNSIPTLEDLHALGEEGLKADVILVDFQKDKKLFRQKQLITKLVSGLNSKPAAVIKKIAGLVADVYKQPTTLHSPAKATQSLENCGIQLLGQIKNGSCRPRAILFKVLADTVGLESKLVVGLSSDGAAESVDSYSHISVTVLLNSVEMLVDLMRFPGQLIPLSAKAIFMSHISAAGESDSAENDSCDSPLEPNSPMFGYSDHENAEKDENLLFHRKLEGSPIMSGPPSRNMLLRSASTLERKLSLSPSESNIANEFWRQNRRKVIADQRTAGSSPEHLSFRTRTKSMLSGDKNLAQDVTGNVATSSKSVGGAKLETKRIRRRSISITPEIGDDIVRAVRAMNEALKQNRLSKEQCDDSSSPSSPNDTGEGPHLQKIVSGFHLDAHDQVSGGRSTLSREPFDPQKAISLPTSPQNYRGQSYERSGSSHRNISHIWDKVLGSPMFQNKPLLPYEEWNIDFSELTVGIRVGIGFFGEVFRGVWNGTDVAIKVFLEQDLTAENMEDFCNEISILSRLRHPNVILFLGACTRPPRLSLITEFMEMGSLYNLLHLSGQKKKLSWRRKLKMLRDICRGLMCIHRMGIVHRDIKSANCLLSSKLTVKICDFGLSRIMTGTTMRDAVSAGTPEWMAPELIRNEPFSEKCDIFSLGVIMWELCTLTRPWEGVPPERVVYAIAYEGARLEIPEGPLGKLIADCWTEPEQRPTCNEILSRLLDCEYSLC
- the LOC106368283 gene encoding F-box protein At3g57590-like gives rise to the protein MNPFFTTDITTDIFARLPAKSAARCRTLSKQWSSVLSTQDFAELFLTHSSTRPRLLFAVERNGLWTFFTSPQPQSSHSPVVTAEFHTKFAGDVSRYLCSYASGLILFPDVWIPSKSDDTNPVVCNPVTGKYATLPYLSIYRKSRAFLGFDPVGKQFKVLSEDRPFCSQSDHHQVLSLGEELSWRVKDGPQYDHCVSEAICIEGVLYYLAENFSDPRVVVRFDVRSEEFEFIEAGCFSGEEVAVKLINYKGNLAGVEWKYVKADDEKIVLELSLWVLEDVEMNEWVKSVYVLSEEKIVRRCNFSVAGMTGGGEIVLAMDYTTKPYYVFFFDPEKNTLRGVEVHGFGDKLEALGTRGRVRVFVDYVEDLNVHDGKQLKSSISAPCE
- the LOC106368282 gene encoding TPR repeat-containing thioredoxin TTL4-like; translated protein: MSHYRRHSLEPSIDSITNRFHDSLNFQRDDDDVINKPDFRELDYPLKPRVSSSAAATPAASGSSSSSSGSASGKPSVTSQLAKRSHSGELMESGSATPGSGAKNRNPKPGHRRSASAGTPLIYSGLAFSPVKNRGGASGATSPSPGVVPSGNICPSGKIPKTGMASRASVKPETLFTGNGNYGHGNIVRGGGGKAKPETRDPEEVKKAGNDMYRKGNFSEALSLYDKAISMSPENPAYRSNRAAALAASGRLKEAVKECLEAVRLDPSYARAHQRLASLYLRLGEAENARRHLCFSGQCPDQTELQRVQTLEKHLRLCSEARKIGDWKKVVTEIDAAIANGADSSPQLVACKAEALLRLHQIKDSDLCLSTIQRLDHHHHHHHHHHHTQAKLFGMLCDAYVLCVQAQVDMALGRFENALVKAERAMKIDHSSNNPEVVSVLNNVTNVAKARTRGNELFTSGRYSEASVAYGEGLKFDAFNSVLYCNRAACWFKLGVWDQSVDDCNQALRIQPDYTKALLRRAASYGKLGRWDDAVRDYEVLRKELPGDSEVAESLQRALLNKSEEHKYLGYNNEVEEVSSLDKFKTATSLPGISVFYFKSSSNRQSEAISPFINTLCLRYPLVHFFMVDVDESLALAKAESIKKVPTFNIYKEGEKVKDMVCPSHKLLEDNVKHFLL